Proteins encoded within one genomic window of Dyadobacter chenhuakuii:
- a CDS encoding YihY/virulence factor BrkB family protein produces MKNVKLYFSILKESFGEFMNDNGLKLSAALSYYTIFSLAPMLLVIISVFSIFFGRDAIQGELFDQIRGLVGASAAQQLQEILKNAELSNKSGVAAAIGIGTLLVGATGVFAEMQDSINYIWAIKSKPKKGWLQYLKNRLVSFSLILTLGFLLVVSLGASALVDVLSNQLERYFSEGSVILFYIVNLALVLTIITALFTVIFKVLPDGELRWKECMVGATFTAILFLIGKFVISFYLGQSDLGAAYGTSASIVILLTWIYYSSIILYFGAEFTKVYAKQDGVGIAPNKHAVLIVRKEIDEETGELIVD; encoded by the coding sequence ATGAAAAACGTAAAGCTGTATTTCTCCATCCTCAAAGAAAGTTTCGGTGAGTTCATGAATGATAACGGGCTGAAACTGAGTGCAGCTCTTTCCTACTACACGATATTTTCCCTGGCTCCCATGTTGCTGGTCATCATTTCCGTGTTCAGCATTTTTTTCGGGCGGGATGCCATTCAAGGTGAGTTGTTTGACCAGATCAGAGGATTGGTAGGCGCGAGTGCAGCTCAGCAATTGCAGGAAATCCTTAAAAACGCAGAGCTTTCCAACAAGTCCGGTGTGGCTGCGGCGATAGGGATCGGAACATTGCTGGTCGGTGCAACGGGGGTTTTTGCTGAAATGCAGGATTCGATCAACTACATCTGGGCTATCAAATCCAAACCCAAAAAAGGCTGGCTTCAATATCTTAAAAACCGCCTCGTATCCTTTTCACTGATCCTTACGCTCGGCTTTCTGCTTGTTGTGTCCCTGGGTGCAAGTGCGTTGGTGGATGTGCTGAGTAATCAGTTGGAAAGATACTTTTCAGAAGGTTCTGTCATACTTTTCTACATTGTAAACCTGGCGCTGGTTCTGACCATTATTACTGCGCTGTTCACAGTGATTTTCAAAGTGTTACCGGATGGCGAGCTGAGATGGAAGGAGTGTATGGTAGGAGCAACTTTTACGGCTATTCTGTTCCTGATAGGTAAATTTGTGATCAGTTTTTATCTGGGCCAGTCTGACCTTGGTGCAGCATACGGTACTTCCGCTTCTATCGTAATCCTGCTGACCTGGATTTACTATTCTTCTATTATTCTTTATTTTGGGGCAGAATTTACGAAGGTTTATGCCAAGCAGGACGGCGTTGGAATTGCTCCCAATAAACACGCCGTGCTGATTGTCAGAAAAGAAATTGATGAAGAAACCGGTGAGCTGATCGTCGATTAA
- a CDS encoding Ppx/GppA phosphatase family protein — MKFAAIDIGSNGARMQISSVLHDEGISRFKKVEYVRFPLRLGHDVFTEGRISPNSEDRMMKLMLAYQLLMELHEVDDYMACSTSAMREADNGYEVREHIQQRTGIHIQIIDGQKEAELVNNVVVKSLSDGQYIHIDVGGGSTELNVYKDRQKIAAKSFKLGSVRLLEGKESKSSWLKIKEWINQYVDYSLPIEAVGTGGNINKLFDLSSKLSESSTSLDEIERMRDYIASFTLEERINKLQLNPDRADVIVPAGDIYTSAMKWAGANVIHVPDVGLKDGMLQLLYDRACRKKKPEVKPGPLSA; from the coding sequence TTGAAATTCGCTGCAATAGATATTGGATCCAACGGTGCCCGCATGCAAATCTCTTCGGTGTTGCATGACGAGGGAATTTCCCGTTTTAAGAAGGTTGAATATGTCCGTTTTCCGCTAAGACTTGGCCATGATGTTTTTACAGAAGGCCGGATAAGTCCTAACAGCGAAGACCGGATGATGAAGCTTATGCTTGCTTATCAACTTTTGATGGAACTGCATGAAGTGGACGATTACATGGCTTGCTCAACTTCGGCTATGCGCGAAGCAGACAACGGTTATGAGGTCCGCGAACACATTCAGCAGCGCACCGGCATCCACATTCAGATCATCGACGGCCAGAAAGAAGCAGAGCTGGTTAATAATGTTGTGGTTAAATCGCTGAGCGACGGCCAGTATATCCACATTGACGTGGGCGGCGGCAGTACGGAGCTGAATGTTTATAAGGACAGGCAAAAAATTGCTGCCAAATCGTTCAAATTGGGCTCAGTAAGACTTCTGGAAGGGAAAGAATCTAAAAGTTCCTGGCTTAAAATCAAGGAATGGATCAATCAGTATGTTGACTATTCCCTGCCCATCGAGGCCGTTGGAACGGGTGGTAACATTAACAAATTATTCGATCTTTCATCAAAGCTTTCCGAAAGCTCCACCAGCCTGGACGAGATCGAAAGAATGCGTGACTACATTGCCTCTTTCACACTGGAAGAGCGAATTAATAAACTACAACTTAACCCGGACCGTGCGGATGTAATTGTTCCTGCGGGCGACATTTACACATCTGCAATGAAATGGGCGGGTGCTAATGTCATTCACGTGCCTGACGTCGGCCTGAAAGACGGCATGCTGCAATTACTTTACGATCGGGCGTGCCGCAAAAAAAAGCCCGAGGTTAAGCCCGGGCCTTTGTCAGCGTAA
- a CDS encoding SxtJ family membrane protein: MSESDKAKAQLVIVTGLVVFYFIFGSKYPYLLMAAAAVGVLSIAIPAAGDLIVKGWYKIAEILGAINGRILLSLVFFVILFPVAAIAKLGKKNPLALKREAKDSVFVERNHKYSAKDLEQVW; the protein is encoded by the coding sequence ATGAGTGAATCAGATAAGGCCAAAGCGCAATTGGTCATCGTTACAGGCTTAGTCGTTTTCTACTTTATTTTCGGCTCTAAGTATCCGTATCTTCTTATGGCAGCGGCGGCTGTTGGTGTATTAAGTATCGCAATCCCCGCAGCAGGAGACCTGATCGTAAAAGGATGGTACAAGATCGCGGAGATTTTGGGTGCGATCAATGGCCGGATATTGTTATCCCTGGTTTTTTTCGTGATCCTTTTCCCGGTTGCAGCTATCGCCAAATTAGGCAAGAAAAACCCGCTAGCATTGAAACGCGAAGCGAAAGACTCTGTTTTCGTTGAGAGAAATCACAAATATTCCGCAAAGGATCTTGAACAGGTTTGGTAA
- a CDS encoding RNA polymerase sigma factor yields MLFGRKISFNENDFETVVAACIAGNNQAQRHLYKQFFGYSKSICLRYTSTTEEAEEVLNEGFLKVFNNLGKYDSNHPFKAWLRTIMVNTAISYYRKHKKHNEDMVSLEDAPYPKFDEDIIGQITADEILELIQKIKPVYKNVFLLYVVDGYNHREIADLLQINEATVRSHYVRARARLQHLIKQYYPNLYPSDWAVKSLRGNEN; encoded by the coding sequence TTGCTCTTCGGACGAAAAATATCTTTTAACGAAAACGACTTTGAGACCGTCGTTGCTGCGTGCATTGCTGGTAACAACCAGGCGCAGAGACATCTCTATAAACAGTTTTTTGGCTATTCGAAAAGTATTTGCCTGCGTTATACATCGACAACCGAAGAGGCTGAGGAAGTTTTGAACGAAGGCTTTTTGAAGGTTTTCAATAATTTGGGTAAATATGATTCCAATCACCCGTTTAAGGCCTGGCTGAGAACGATCATGGTGAACACGGCGATCAGCTATTACCGCAAGCATAAGAAGCATAATGAAGATATGGTTTCGCTGGAAGACGCTCCATATCCGAAATTTGATGAAGATATCATCGGGCAAATCACCGCAGATGAGATCCTGGAACTGATCCAGAAAATTAAGCCGGTTTACAAGAATGTGTTTTTACTTTATGTGGTCGACGGCTACAACCACCGCGAAATTGCAGATTTACTACAAATAAATGAAGCCACTGTACGCTCGCATTATGTGCGTGCAAGAGCGCGTTTGCAGCATTTGATTAAACAATATTACCCAAATCTCTATCCAAGCGATTGGGCCGTAAAGTCATTAAGAGGAAATGAAAACTAA
- a CDS encoding nuclear transport factor 2 family protein, with translation MNRNIAVFILLILIASSFKYRTKTRGQVSTVSPAQVQSVKNIGQDSGAFDKAVLKLQEGNQELAKGRASIYKSLWSHSEDVSNFCAMDGQEYKGWESVEKSLDSFAQKMAGNSNFKLEKIASQAGPEQGYVLQKEHYTLQDGIKVDLNVTIVFRRENNEWKIVHRQSDKLAMPAEAIIAAK, from the coding sequence ATGAATCGTAATATCGCCGTTTTCATCTTACTCATCCTTATTGCCTCCTCATTTAAATACAGAACCAAAACACGCGGGCAAGTTTCAACAGTAAGCCCCGCCCAGGTTCAATCAGTTAAAAATATAGGTCAGGATTCCGGCGCATTCGATAAAGCCGTGCTGAAATTGCAGGAAGGCAACCAGGAGCTTGCTAAGGGTCGGGCTTCCATCTACAAATCGCTTTGGTCGCACTCGGAAGATGTAAGCAATTTTTGTGCAATGGATGGACAGGAATACAAAGGTTGGGAATCGGTCGAAAAAAGTCTGGATTCCTTTGCTCAGAAAATGGCTGGTAATAGCAACTTCAAATTAGAAAAAATCGCGAGTCAAGCTGGCCCTGAGCAGGGATATGTTCTTCAAAAAGAGCATTACACACTCCAAGATGGCATTAAAGTTGACCTGAATGTTACGATTGTCTTCCGCCGGGAAAATAATGAGTGGAAAATCGTACATCGTCAATCCGATAAACTGGCCATGCCGGCTGAGGCCATTATCGCTGCCAAATAA
- a CDS encoding DUF5989 family protein, whose protein sequence is MDFLTDLFAFMKERKKWWLAPVIVVLLLIGVLIVIGGGSAVAPFIYTLF, encoded by the coding sequence ATGGATTTTTTGACAGACTTGTTTGCCTTTATGAAGGAGCGTAAGAAATGGTGGTTGGCTCCTGTGATTGTCGTTTTACTGCTTATCGGTGTCCTGATTGTTATCGGTGGAGGTTCGGCGGTTGCTCCTTTCATCTACACCCTATTCTAG
- a CDS encoding NupC/NupG family nucleoside CNT transporter, which produces MERFTGLLGIILILGIAFAMSNNRKAINYRTVGVGLGLQFGLAVFILRTETGQRIFQWLGDKVQKLLSFSDRGADFVFGTLVRPDLMQRAFGPGNDFVFFFKVIPTIIFVAVLVNMLYHLGIMQRVVSVIARGVYWLMGVSGAEALSNVASTFVGQVEAQIMIKPYLKNMTNSELMASMTGSFACIAGGVMAVYISLGVPAPYLIAASLMAAPGALVISKIVFPETETSNTKGVVKLEIQKTHANLLDAIAAGAGEGLKVGFNVIAMLIGFIALVALLDYLLGLIGGLFAFPQLSFNFVLGKVFSVFAWAMGVPGKDIEAAGSLMGTKMVINEFVAYLDLVKMKETLDHKTIVITSFALCGFANFSSIAIQVGGIGELAPSRRADLARLGFKALICGTLASYMSATLAGLLL; this is translated from the coding sequence ATGGAAAGATTTACGGGACTGCTGGGTATCATATTGATCCTGGGCATTGCATTCGCAATGTCGAATAACAGAAAGGCGATTAATTACCGGACAGTAGGCGTGGGGTTGGGACTTCAATTTGGCTTGGCTGTATTTATTCTTCGTACCGAAACCGGCCAGCGGATCTTTCAATGGCTGGGTGATAAAGTTCAAAAATTACTCTCATTTTCCGACAGGGGCGCCGATTTTGTATTCGGAACGCTCGTTCGCCCCGATTTAATGCAACGTGCATTTGGTCCTGGAAATGATTTCGTGTTCTTCTTTAAAGTAATTCCTACTATCATCTTTGTTGCCGTTCTGGTGAATATGCTCTACCATTTGGGCATTATGCAACGCGTGGTCTCTGTCATTGCGCGCGGCGTCTACTGGCTTATGGGTGTAAGTGGTGCAGAAGCTCTTTCCAATGTTGCCAGCACATTTGTAGGTCAGGTGGAGGCGCAGATTATGATTAAGCCTTATTTGAAAAACATGACCAACTCCGAGTTAATGGCTTCTATGACAGGAAGTTTCGCGTGTATAGCGGGCGGTGTAATGGCTGTTTATATTTCATTGGGCGTTCCGGCTCCTTATCTTATCGCTGCCAGTTTAATGGCTGCTCCGGGTGCACTGGTTATCTCAAAAATCGTTTTTCCTGAAACTGAAACTTCAAACACAAAAGGCGTCGTAAAGCTGGAAATCCAGAAAACGCATGCAAACTTGCTGGATGCCATTGCAGCGGGAGCAGGCGAGGGCCTGAAAGTTGGTTTTAATGTCATAGCCATGCTGATCGGCTTTATCGCATTGGTTGCCTTGCTCGATTATTTGCTGGGCTTGATTGGCGGTTTGTTTGCTTTTCCACAGTTGAGTTTCAACTTTGTGCTTGGTAAAGTTTTCTCCGTTTTTGCGTGGGCCATGGGCGTTCCCGGGAAGGATATCGAGGCTGCTGGCTCGTTAATGGGGACAAAGATGGTTATCAACGAGTTTGTGGCCTATCTTGATCTCGTGAAAATGAAGGAGACGCTGGATCATAAAACCATCGTGATCACCAGTTTTGCATTGTGCGGTTTTGCAAATTTCAGCTCCATTGCCATTCAGGTAGGAGGGATCGGAGAACTCGCACCGTCACGCCGGGCCGACCTGGCAAGGCTGGGATTTAAAGCACTCATTTGTGGAACATTGGCTTCCTACATGTCGGCAACGCTTGCCGGTTTGCTGTTATAA
- the metH gene encoding methionine synthase, whose translation MVATQNADIREILKSRILVLDGAMGTMIQRYKLEDHDYRGERFKDWPRDVKGNNDLLSLTRPDIIKAIHAAYFEAGADIAETNTFSGTTIAMADYGMEELVYELNFESARLAREVADEFTEKDPDKPRFVAGSIGPTNRTASLSPDVNNPGYRAISFDQLVEAYYEQIKGLTDGGCDLLLVETIFDTLNAKAALFAIDQFFVDAKNGKIERLDSWRNKPGEALPIMISGTITDASGRTLSGQTTEAFLTSVSHLPLLSVGLNCALGADLMRPYVQILAKEAPFFTSAHPNAGLPNEMGEYDESPEQMGEVVDGFLRDNLVNIIGGCCGTTPDHIRVIADLSVKYSPRTLPPSETVMKLSGLEPVKINKLSNFVNIGERCNVTGSKKFARLVREGKYDEALAIAREQVESGAQVIDVNLDEGMIDGVEAMKTFVNLIVSEPDISKVPLMIDSSKWEVIESGLKCVQGKSIVNSISLKEGEEKFKESARTVLRYGAAAVVMAFDEQGQADNLERRIEICSRAYRILTEEVGFPAEDIIFDPNILTVATGMEEHNNYAVDFINAVRWIKENLPHAKVSGGVSNVSFSFRGNEPVREAIHTAFLYHAIRAGMDMGIVNAAQIGIYDEIPKDVLELVEDVLLNRRADSTERLVAYAETVKDKGKTQSGPDLSWRELPVKERISHSLVKGISDYIDEDTEECRHLFARPLEVIEGPLMDGMSIVGDLFGEGKMFLPQVVKSARVMKKAVAYLQPYIEAEKSEGNNSAGKILLATVKGDVHDIGKNIVGVVLGCNNYEIIDLGVMVPTDKILAAAIEHNVDIIGLSGLITPSLDEMVGVAKEMERRNFKMPLLIGGATTSRIHTAVKIDPNYSGAVIHVLDASRSVPVAGKLIQSDQSQADVLSDIKAEYAKLRVDHAKRGGEKAHVPIAKARENKAKIDWASFQATKPQFLGTRVYDDYDLNDIAKYIDWTPFFQTWQLHGKFPKIFEDKVVGAEAVKLYEDAAVLLGEIIRDKTLKAKAVIGFWPANSIQDDIVLHHFEEQTREVSCERHGSHQHIEYLISQPATENLNAGELVADTAAVLHHLRQQSQKASNLANYCLSDFIAPLETGKTDYIGGFAVTAGIGIEALLDKYEKDHDDYNSIMVKALADRLVEALAELMHERVRKEIWGYAKNETFSNEDLIKESYMGIRPAPGYPACPDHTEKRMLFDLLDAEQLGITLTESYAMYPASSVSGWYFSHPDSRYFPVGKIFKDQVEDYARRKDMPLEEIEKWLSPVLGY comes from the coding sequence ATGGTAGCAACGCAAAACGCAGACATCCGTGAAATCCTGAAAAGCCGTATCCTTGTACTGGACGGTGCGATGGGAACGATGATCCAGCGGTATAAGCTGGAAGATCACGATTACAGGGGCGAGCGTTTCAAGGACTGGCCGCGTGATGTAAAAGGGAATAATGACCTGCTTTCACTAACACGCCCTGACATTATCAAAGCCATTCATGCTGCATATTTCGAGGCAGGGGCAGACATTGCCGAAACCAATACATTCTCAGGAACCACCATTGCCATGGCCGATTACGGCATGGAGGAATTGGTTTATGAACTGAATTTTGAGTCTGCGCGCCTTGCGAGGGAAGTTGCGGATGAGTTCACAGAAAAAGATCCGGACAAGCCGCGTTTCGTTGCGGGGTCTATCGGGCCTACGAACCGGACCGCGTCACTTTCGCCGGACGTTAATAACCCCGGTTACCGGGCGATCAGCTTTGATCAGCTGGTGGAAGCTTATTATGAGCAAATTAAAGGTCTTACGGACGGCGGCTGCGATCTGCTGCTCGTTGAAACCATTTTTGATACATTAAATGCGAAGGCTGCACTTTTTGCCATCGATCAATTTTTCGTTGATGCCAAAAATGGTAAAATAGAGCGCCTCGATTCATGGAGAAATAAACCCGGCGAAGCATTGCCGATCATGATATCGGGAACAATTACCGACGCTTCCGGAAGAACATTATCAGGGCAGACGACAGAAGCATTTCTGACATCTGTATCTCACTTACCATTGCTTTCAGTAGGCTTGAACTGCGCATTAGGGGCCGATCTGATGCGTCCATATGTGCAAATTCTGGCGAAAGAGGCCCCATTTTTTACTTCTGCTCACCCGAATGCAGGTTTGCCGAATGAAATGGGTGAGTATGACGAGTCTCCCGAGCAGATGGGCGAAGTGGTTGATGGATTTTTGAGAGATAATCTGGTCAACATTATCGGTGGCTGCTGCGGAACGACGCCGGACCACATCCGCGTGATTGCGGACCTGTCTGTAAAATATAGCCCAAGAACATTGCCGCCGAGCGAAACAGTGATGAAATTATCTGGTTTAGAGCCGGTTAAGATCAATAAGCTGAGCAATTTTGTGAACATTGGGGAGCGTTGCAATGTAACCGGTTCAAAAAAATTCGCCAGGCTCGTGCGTGAAGGCAAATACGACGAAGCACTTGCCATCGCCCGCGAACAGGTCGAAAGCGGTGCGCAGGTGATCGATGTTAACCTCGACGAAGGGATGATCGACGGCGTGGAGGCAATGAAAACCTTTGTTAACCTCATTGTTTCTGAGCCTGATATTTCCAAAGTGCCCTTAATGATCGACTCTTCGAAATGGGAAGTGATTGAATCGGGATTGAAATGTGTGCAGGGCAAGTCGATCGTTAACTCGATCTCTTTGAAAGAAGGCGAGGAGAAATTCAAGGAATCCGCAAGAACGGTGCTTCGCTACGGCGCGGCGGCTGTTGTAATGGCATTTGACGAGCAAGGCCAGGCTGATAACCTCGAACGACGCATTGAAATTTGTTCGAGAGCTTACCGCATTTTGACAGAAGAAGTTGGTTTCCCAGCTGAGGACATCATCTTTGATCCGAACATTCTGACGGTTGCAACCGGAATGGAAGAGCATAATAACTACGCGGTTGACTTTATCAATGCCGTTCGTTGGATCAAGGAAAATCTTCCGCATGCGAAAGTTTCGGGTGGTGTTTCCAATGTTTCTTTCAGTTTCAGGGGAAATGAACCGGTGCGTGAAGCCATTCACACGGCATTTCTATACCACGCAATCCGCGCCGGAATGGATATGGGAATTGTAAATGCTGCGCAAATTGGCATTTATGATGAGATCCCGAAAGATGTGCTTGAACTGGTTGAAGACGTGCTGCTTAACCGTCGCGCCGACTCAACCGAACGCCTTGTTGCTTATGCAGAGACAGTAAAAGACAAAGGAAAAACACAAAGTGGTCCTGATCTTTCATGGAGAGAATTGCCGGTTAAAGAGCGCATTTCGCATTCTTTGGTAAAAGGGATTTCGGATTATATTGATGAGGATACGGAGGAATGCAGACACTTGTTTGCCAGACCATTAGAAGTGATAGAAGGGCCGTTAATGGACGGAATGAGCATTGTGGGTGATCTTTTTGGCGAAGGAAAAATGTTCCTGCCGCAGGTTGTGAAATCAGCTCGTGTAATGAAAAAAGCGGTTGCTTATCTGCAACCTTACATTGAGGCGGAAAAAAGTGAGGGCAATAATTCAGCCGGAAAAATATTGCTCGCCACAGTAAAAGGCGACGTTCACGACATTGGCAAAAACATTGTGGGCGTGGTGCTGGGCTGTAACAATTACGAAATTATCGATCTGGGCGTAATGGTGCCTACGGATAAGATCCTCGCCGCCGCCATTGAGCATAATGTGGACATTATTGGTCTTTCGGGATTAATCACGCCTTCGCTCGACGAAATGGTTGGTGTGGCCAAAGAAATGGAGCGCAGAAACTTTAAAATGCCGCTTTTAATCGGAGGTGCAACAACTTCGCGTATACACACGGCAGTTAAAATAGACCCCAATTATTCCGGTGCTGTCATTCATGTTCTCGATGCTTCCAGATCTGTTCCGGTCGCTGGTAAACTGATCCAAAGTGATCAGAGTCAGGCTGATGTATTATCAGACATTAAGGCTGAATACGCCAAGCTGAGAGTCGACCATGCCAAACGCGGCGGGGAAAAAGCGCATGTTCCCATTGCAAAAGCAAGAGAAAATAAAGCAAAAATCGACTGGGCCAGCTTCCAGGCGACCAAGCCGCAATTTTTGGGAACAAGGGTTTATGATGACTATGATTTGAATGACATTGCTAAATACATTGACTGGACACCATTCTTCCAGACCTGGCAGTTACACGGCAAGTTTCCCAAGATTTTTGAAGACAAAGTTGTTGGAGCGGAAGCAGTTAAATTATACGAGGATGCTGCGGTGCTGCTAGGCGAAATCATCCGGGATAAAACGCTTAAAGCCAAAGCCGTGATTGGTTTCTGGCCGGCCAATTCAATTCAGGATGACATTGTTTTGCATCATTTTGAAGAGCAAACCCGCGAAGTGTCTTGCGAAAGGCATGGCTCGCACCAACATATCGAATATCTGATCAGTCAACCGGCAACGGAGAATCTCAATGCAGGGGAGCTTGTTGCTGATACGGCGGCGGTTTTACATCATTTGCGTCAGCAGTCTCAAAAAGCGTCTAATCTGGCCAATTATTGCTTATCAGATTTTATTGCACCTCTTGAAACGGGAAAAACCGATTATATAGGCGGATTTGCAGTGACTGCGGGCATCGGCATCGAAGCGCTTTTGGATAAATATGAAAAGGACCATGATGATTACAACAGCATTATGGTGAAGGCACTGGCGGATCGCTTGGTGGAAGCATTGGCGGAATTAATGCATGAACGCGTTCGGAAGGAGATTTGGGGTTATGCCAAAAATGAAACATTTAGCAACGAAGACCTCATTAAGGAAAGCTACATGGGCATTCGTCCTGCACCCGGGTATCCAGCCTGCCCGGACCACACAGAAAAGCGGATGCTATTCGATCTTTTAGACGCAGAACAGCTCGGCATTACATTGACGGAAAGCTATGCCATGTATCCCGCAAGCAGCGTGAGCGGCTGGTATTTTTCGCATCCGGACAGCCGCTATTTCCCTGTTGGCAAGATATTTAAAGACCAGGTTGAGGATTATGCAAGGAGAAAAGATATGCCTCTGGAAGAAATTGAAAAGTGGCTTTCTCCTGTTTTGGGATACTAA
- a CDS encoding Lrp/AsnC family transcriptional regulator translates to MYNPDETDAKILHYLQQDATLKTRELSEKLNLSYTPVYERVRRLEKEGIIKKYVALVDREKVGKKLMAFCNIALKEHSKSMGEKFVKAVVAMPEVMECFNISGDYDFLLKVVVDDMSQYQQFLMQKLGSLENIGSTHSLFVMGEIKNSSALEMHIQKK, encoded by the coding sequence ATGTATAATCCCGACGAAACAGATGCTAAAATCCTGCATTATCTGCAACAGGATGCGACCTTGAAAACAAGGGAATTGTCGGAAAAGTTGAATCTATCCTATACGCCTGTTTATGAACGTGTTAGGAGACTGGAAAAGGAAGGGATTATTAAGAAGTATGTTGCACTTGTAGATCGCGAAAAGGTAGGCAAGAAGTTGATGGCTTTCTGCAACATTGCTTTAAAAGAACATTCCAAATCGATGGGGGAAAAATTCGTGAAAGCTGTTGTGGCCATGCCCGAAGTGATGGAATGCTTCAACATTTCAGGTGATTACGATTTTTTGCTTAAAGTCGTGGTGGATGATATGTCGCAGTATCAGCAGTTTTTAATGCAGAAACTGGGTTCGCTTGAAAATATCGGGAGCACGCACAGCCTGTTTGTCATGGGCGAAATCAAGAATTCCTCCGCTTTGGAAATGCACATCCAGAAAAAATAA